TCTGGAATCACCACAGAGGGCCTCCTCGTCGTCGTAGTGGTGGTGGGTCGTCGTGTTGTAGTCGTCCTCACCGTTGTCGCTACCGTCGTAACTTCTGGTCTGGGTGTCACATAccttcaacaaaaaaaaatatattgaataaaatattcaagTCTATTATCCATTTCTGGGTACATTGCAGCTTATGGGATTATTTCgctagaattttttaatttttatttttgtataccgTTGTTACTTTTATTACCAAAGGAATCGGAAGTATTTAAAAGTGTAACCCGGTCTTACTAATACGCCTTATATCCTGAAGTTCACCTCCCTAGTCAAAATTATTCGTTACAGGAAGGAACATAGCCCCGTATTTGCAAAATAACGAAgtagaattattctgttaaacaTCTTGCTGATTTTCGTAAAGTCTCGACAGGTAAAGAAATATACAACAAAGAGACTTTCAGAAGTAACAAGCACTAAGATACGTTCTGTGTTAATGATGAATGAATACTGCATTCATTTTGATGTTATCTGTTCCGGGTTGCTGTAACTCCGCAAACATTTTCATTGTGTTGTCTGCCTTCACATTGTCCTGCCAACTCTGCTTAGCACAGCATCAAGTAatgtaattatacataatatcatTGCAAAGAGGACCTGCGACAATTACAATTATCgacttatcgtctatgaatagccgaTGTAGTTTAAAataacgttaaataaaaaattacaaaattacaagtatCATATTATTGTCCATTAACAGcgtctgtagtttaaaagaaacgttcagtaaagaattataattataattattttattgtatatgaaTAGcgtctgaattttgaaaagaaagttaaataaagaattacaagtaTCATATTATTGTCCATCAACAGcgtctgtagtttaaaagaaacgttaaataaagaattataattataattttattgtatatgaaTAGCGTCTGAATTTTGAAGAgaaagttaaataaagaattacaagtaTCATATTATTGTCCATCAACAGCGTCTGTGgtttaaaagaaaagttaaataaagaattataatcataattttattgtatacgaATAGCGTCTGAATTTTGAAGAgaaagttaaataaagaattacaagtaTCATATTATTGTCCATCAACAGCGCCTacagtttaaaagaaacgttgagtaaagaattataattataattttattgtatacaaatagcgtctgaattttgaaaagaaagttaaataaagaattacaagtaTCATACTATTGTCCATCAACAGcgtctgtagtttaaaagaaacgttgagtaaagaattataattataattttattgtatatgaaTAGCGTCTGAATTTTGAAGAgaaagttaaataaagaattacaagtaTCATATTATTGTCCATCAATAGcgtctgtagtttaaaagaaacgttgaataaagaattataatcataatatcaTTGTATATGAATAGcgtctgaattttgaaaagaaagttaAAGAATTACAAGTATCATATTACTGTCCAACAACAGcgtctgtagtttaaaagaaacgttgAGTAaggaattataattataattttattgtatatgaaTAGCGTCTGAATTTGAAGAgaaagttaaataaagaattacaagtaTCATATTATTGTCCATCAACAGcgtctgtagtttaaaagaaacgttgaataaagaattataatcataattttattgtatatgaaTAGcgtctgaattttgaaaagaaagttaAAGAATTACAAGTATCATATTACTGTCCAACAACAGcgtctgtagtttaaaagaaacgttgAGTAaggaattataattataattttattgtatacaaataGCGTCTGAATTTTGAAGAgaaagttaaataaagaattacaagtaTCATCTTATTGTCCATCAACAGGGTCTATAGTGTAAAAGaaacgttaagtaaagaattataattataattatcatctcatcgctTACGAATAGCCTCTGTATTTTAAAAGGATCATTAAATGATGAACTATTAATACGATTATCATCAAATCATCTATGAATAGCCTTTGCAGTTCATAATAAAGGTTAATTAAATAATCACAATTACAAATACGTCTTATCTATGAATAGTCTCTGCGCTTTATacgtaacgttaaataaagaattacgatTCCAGTTATAATTTTATCATCTATGGAGGTTTGAAAGAACCTTTAAATGAAgaattgcaattacaattatcatcttatcatctTTAAGTATTATCTGTAGTTTAAAGGGaatgttaaataattacaattcaagTATCATCTTATCGCCTTCGTAGTTTCAAATTGGACAGGTGGCCTGGTCGGTTTGTAAACCAAATACTGACAGATCATCTTACCTCCAGAAGAATCGTTAATTATAAACCATGCCAATATAGAGATATCTGATCATTCTGTGGAAAAATAACTGACATATTTTGTTGAACTTGGTAAAAGGCCGTTGTGCCTGAACTCGAAATGGATAATGATATACGGTGTGTTtccgaaaaattttaaaataaataaattgcttcgtaaacacaaaatataaacaaaatccactCAAAACTTCAGAAAAATACATGTAGACAGACAGAGAGCTTGCCCAAATAACTTTTTGTTTATCAGGAATGCTAAAAATGATACTTTTAAACATCATAACACCTGCATTGAGAAATTGgaagacaaaattttgtactcaCGTGGGGGAGCTACCTCGTTTCGGACAGCAGACTCCCGGCACGAAGAGGCTCTTGAAGCAAATGGACTGTCGAAGATTGCTAAGATCCAGCAGCAGCTGTGGACAGCTGCTCAAGTCATCGCAAGAGCCTTGAAGGCCGTCTGGCGTGGTGCACGGTCTGCCGGCCGCATCGTcagctttcgtattcagcgtcaCCGTCCCGGAGTTGATGGACACTACAGGGGGCAGAGCTCCCCGAACAAGAGGAGCAATTGTATCAGTAACGTTGCGACCGAGCACGTTCTTGCTTATGGTGTAGATGGCGCCTGGAAGCTCCTCGTTCTCGCGGTCTGCTCCCCTCGTGATGTTCACTAGATAACGTCCCACCGTGTTGATTGCTCCCAAAGTCTCGCTGATGGTAGCTAACGTCTCGCGTCTTCCTGGGCCGAAGAGATCTCTCCCAGATTCATCTTCTTCCTCAATGGAAAATTCTCCTGGATCAAAAACAGCTTGATCAAATTTTGGCACCCTAGCTTTTCGAAAATACATCGGGCGATGCACAGAATCGCCTCTGATGTTTCCTGAATTATATATATGACCATTCCTCAGATTTGCATTTCGCTCTTGGGATTCGCTGAAGAAATCATCAGCTTGCAAACGGGAGTTTCTTGCTTCCTGACTTCCAATTTGCGCACGAAAACCACTGTCTGGAAAGTCATTGTTCCTGAATGCTACTGAAGACGATTCTACGTTCCTTAATTGTGGTTTATAGGCGACAAAATCTTCATGTCCCCTATTTACATCACGATTGGCTTCACGACTGCCTTCAAATGTTTTCAACGTGTCTTTGGAGGCAAAACGAATGTCTGATCCCTGATTTTCATACTTCTGAGAGTTTCTATCGCTTTCTAACAGATGCCTCTGTGAAGCATCTTGAATTGGAGTACGAACCTGGCCATCTTCAAATGTGAACGTCTCCTTGGAAACCGAACGGAAGTTTGTTCCCTGATCTTCAGGCTGTATGTAGCCTCTATCTGACTCTGATAGATGTCTCTGTGTATTTCTGGATTGAAAGAATGTATTCGATGATGAACTTGAGTGCTTTATAGTCTCTGGAGGTCTCCAAAATGAAGTAGGGTCTCTATCAGTCGTAGGAGATGACGTGGAGTCAGGCGTCCTCCAAGGGACTCCCTGTCGTCGGAAGGGGCTTTCCTCTGAACGAGAAGCGTCTTGTCTGGGAACTCGTAATGTCTGCGATGCCACAGAATGCTGCCATTGCTGCGATTCTTCTGGCGTCTGTCCCAAGTTACTGCCAGTTGATGACCAGCGCACTAAAAGAAGAAAACGTCTGTCAGTGTCGTTTGTCAACAAAGATTTTTCCTGAAAATGTAAGGGTTTCAAATATCCTTTCGTAATCATTGTCTTATTAAATACAGACTCCGAACTGCCTTTCTAGTTTAAAATAGGACgttaaataaaaatcaattttaGTATTACCATCTTATCGTCTTTGAATATTTTCTGTAGTTTGAAAGGAacctcaaataaaaaaaaattcaattacaattatcatcttgtcGTCCATAAACAGTCACTGTAACTTAAGAGGAATGTTAAATGAAGAACtgcaataaattatcatattattgtcTATGAACAGCTTCTGTAGCTTAAGAGAAACGTTAagcaaagaattacaattatcagcTTTGGTATTGTCTACGAATAGCCTCTGTAGCTTAAgagaaacgttaaataaagaattacaattacaattatcaactTATCGTCTATAATTAATTAGCCTCTGTATTTTAAATTGACTATGAAAccagcgtaagcgagtttcacaattttcatacgagcgtcttaattatcattataggcaagatgtatacgactgtttttgttcgaccataattaaatgtctcAGTTTTGGGTCTTTACAAATATCTTATCTTCTTACTTTAgtgataataaaatagtgaacatgcgtgtattttcagcgcgttctcgactattgcaacagatggcacgagTGTGAGTGTCTTTTTAGCATGTTTccgagtagtgcaacagatggcaggcgtgtacgccgtatttattgattttttgcaaGGCTTGGTATGGAGGTTTTAACCttaaagcaacacacattaaaacgcATGGAATGAActcaatttataaaaatattaaaattaacataaagagaacttattttattttaaatatatgttgttTGTGCAGTTTGTGCAATTTATCTGGGGAATGACTCTCAGTGACATGTTTGAAGTTGGGTTACTATTTATTTTAGTGATTCGATCAATGTCACTTACAAAATTCGTGCCTGCCATTTTGGATGGTGCTCTCAAGGCTTGCGGGATGTTACGCGTAAGATATTAATCAATACCGCATATGCTTAGTTGTAAATCGATAGTTACAATAACATAATTAACatcaatatttttaatgtatgtcattaagataCAGTTACATCACATGTGACGAGCGTTTTATGGTATGGACGagcaaaaattattataattttaattattatcataTCATCTATTTATGTTTGTGTAGTTTAAAAGATGCAGTGAGTCTGGTGCTacgtctcaaatggaaatggggctgacacgtgagtaggatggactgcagcaggtggacgtatgcctcgaccatgtgggacccacgcattgggaaaagaagcagaaaacgtccaaggagaaggtggtcggacgtgttccggagagagattggagcgcagtggacgagaacagcgagggacaggcaggcatggaaaagactggaagaaattacgaacactatgtaaactgtgtatagttgtgtattgtttatatagttatttttgtgtgtgtcagtttggatagtttgattccgtgtacagttggtataattcatgtatttagttagtataatttttgtgttcaattgtatcgtttttgtgcgtttagtttggataatttgtgtgtttaggctgtacaatttatgtgtggaatttgtataggtttttgtgtatttagtttgtgtgtgagttaagactatgtatggttcagtttgtgtatttttttttctttttttatcgtgtgttcagtgtggatagttgtgttcagattataatttgtgtgtttagtttgcataatttatgtgtttagtctgtatagtttttcgtgtttagttggtataatttgtttatgtgtttagtttgtaagtgtatagtgtaagctctcttggactggctccccaagtgtagtagaccttcagctcaccctacactctcctataggaggccgttgcccttatgggatttcaggcttttcgtatttcgtagtttaaaagaaacgttcaataaagaattaaaattacatttatcaccttatcgtctatgaataccatcaccgctggccttctatgcccaaggttgccaagggttcgatcccgggccaggccgatggcatttaagtgtgcttaaatgcgacaggctcatgtcagtacatttactggcatgtaaaagaactcctgcgggacaaaattccggcacatccggcgatgctgatataacctctgcagttgcgagcgtcgttaaataaaacataacattttaatagcatctgtagtttaaaagtaAAGTTAAATATGGAAttagaattataataattatcatcgtATCGCTCAGTTAGTCGGCCAGTATGTCAGTGACTTCAGTTCACGCATTCCGTTTAAATTCTCcatataattacattaatattaacacAGACTGAgatattatattgtgacagctgcaacggggtttgaacacgcgtccgacagggcgcgcggcagacgaaacgctggtacggggagcatctgcatgctgaagggcagagggggtgtattacgtcaacgcgacgaggggagggtgcgcgcgcaactgctgcgtgcggagtgaaggggggacggaccctcccgactcttccagaagtccgtcgaagtggagatatccagataattcgagagagctatctctgcacacccgtagaaatttctcgcaacgatgattttgctataaaagaagaaacgcgagcgaacttgaacagtttttcagttgattagttcagtcagtaagccagtgaacagagcaagccagacagtcttgtgtaccggagttcgacttgagtgtgcgtccgcaactgtgtcagcatccgaaggcctgagttcgagtgcagtgggccgcagttggagggacctgagttcgagtgcagtggaccgcagttgggacctgagttcgagtacagtg
This sequence is a window from Periplaneta americana isolate PAMFEO1 chromosome 2, P.americana_PAMFEO1_priV1, whole genome shotgun sequence. Protein-coding genes within it:
- the LOC138691605 gene encoding uncharacterized protein encodes the protein MCASSLRTRPGSHRAFFTFGYRTWWLCCVVVVTFSHATAHRTSRQVRWSSTGSNLGQTPEESQQWQHSVASQTLRVPRQDASRSEESPFRRQGVPWRTPDSTSSPTTDRDPTSFWRPPETIKHSSSSSNTFFQSRNTQRHLSESDRGYIQPEDQGTNFRSVSKETFTFEDGQVRTPIQDASQRHLLESDRNSQKYENQGSDIRFASKDTLKTFEGSREANRDVNRGHEDFVAYKPQLRNVESSSVAFRNNDFPDSGFRAQIGSQEARNSRLQADDFFSESQERNANLRNGHIYNSGNIRGDSVHRPMYFRKARVPKFDQAVFDPGEFSIEEEDESGRDLFGPGRRETLATISETLGAINTVGRYLVNITRGADRENEELPGAIYTISKNVLGRNVTDTIAPLVRGALPPVVSINSGTVTLNTKADDAAGRPCTTPDGLQGSCDDLSSCPQLLLDLSNLRQSICFKSLFVPGVCCPKRGSSPTYVTPRPEVTTVATTVRTTTTRRPTTTTTTRRPSVVIPDSSVVNVGPTQRPTVAPSEECGQPEVPGFRVVGGEESLPGRWPWMAAIFLHGARRTEFWCGGSLVGPRHILTAAHCTRDSRQRPFSPRQFTVRLGDVDLKRDDEPSSPQTYQVVEVRAHPRFSRVGFYNDIALLVLERAARKSRYVIPLCLPPAKYRHDSFVGQKPTVVGWGTTYYGGKESTVQRQAQLPVWRNDDCDQTYFQPITSNFICAGYPEGGKDACQGDSGGPLMLKADAHWIQIGIVSFGNKCGEPGYPGVYTRVTEYTDWIRENMVK